One Streptomyces sp. SAI-135 DNA segment encodes these proteins:
- the dapE gene encoding succinyl-diaminopimelate desuccinylase, producing the protein MADTPLDLSLDAARLTAQLVDFPSESGTEKPLADAIESALRALPHLTVDRHGNNVVARTNLGRSERVILAGHIDTVPIAGNVPSRLDDEGYLWGCGTCDMKSGVAVQLRIAATLPEPNRDLTFIFYDNEEVAAHLNGLGHVAEAHPEWLEGDFAVLLEPTDNQVEGGCQGTLRVLLTFKGERAHSARAWMGSNAIHKAAPALAKLAAYEPRKPVVDGLEFHEGLNAVRVEGGVATNVIPDSCTLTVNFRYAPDRSEAEAEAFVRDFFADCGVDEFTVDDHTGGARPGLTHPVAQAFMAAVGGVARPKFGWTDVSRFSALGVPAVNYSPGQPLLAHKVDERVKASLIPEAEAKLRAWLTS; encoded by the coding sequence ATGGCCGACACCCCTCTTGACCTTTCGCTGGACGCTGCCCGGCTCACCGCGCAGCTCGTCGACTTCCCCTCCGAGAGCGGCACCGAGAAGCCCCTCGCGGACGCGATCGAGAGCGCCCTGCGCGCCCTGCCGCACCTGACGGTCGACCGCCACGGCAACAACGTCGTCGCCCGCACGAACCTCGGCCGTTCGGAACGCGTCATCCTCGCCGGCCACATCGACACCGTCCCCATCGCGGGCAACGTCCCCTCCCGGCTCGACGACGAGGGCTACCTGTGGGGCTGCGGCACCTGCGACATGAAGTCCGGGGTCGCGGTCCAGCTGCGGATCGCGGCGACCCTCCCGGAGCCCAACCGCGACCTCACCTTCATCTTCTACGACAACGAAGAGGTCGCGGCCCACCTCAACGGCCTGGGACATGTGGCCGAGGCCCATCCCGAGTGGCTGGAGGGCGACTTCGCGGTCCTCCTGGAGCCGACGGACAACCAGGTCGAGGGTGGCTGCCAGGGAACCCTGCGGGTCCTGCTGACGTTCAAGGGGGAGCGGGCGCACTCCGCGCGCGCGTGGATGGGGTCCAACGCGATCCACAAGGCCGCCCCCGCCCTCGCGAAGCTCGCCGCCTACGAACCGCGCAAGCCGGTGGTGGACGGACTGGAGTTCCACGAGGGGCTCAACGCCGTGCGCGTGGAGGGCGGCGTGGCCACGAACGTCATCCCCGACTCCTGCACGCTGACGGTCAACTTCCGTTACGCGCCGGACCGCAGCGAGGCCGAGGCGGAGGCCTTCGTACGGGACTTCTTCGCGGACTGCGGGGTCGACGAGTTCACCGTCGACGACCACACCGGCGGCGCCCGCCCCGGCCTCACCCACCCCGTCGCCCAGGCCTTCATGGCCGCGGTCGGCGGCGTCGCCCGCCCCAAGTTCGGCTGGACGGACGTGTCCCGCTTCAGCGCGCTGGGCGTGCCCGCGGTGAACTACAGCCCGGGACAGCCGCTGCTCGCGCACAAGGTGGACGAGCGGGTGAAGGCGTCACTGATCCCCGAGGCGGAGGCGAAGTTGCGGGCCTGGCTGACCTCCTGA